From the genome of Methylocystis echinoides:
AAGAGTGAGCCGCTAAAACTCCGCGTTTTATCTCTTAACCCGCAATATGAGCCGTATGAGGTTCTGGCTGACGAAGTGAACATCATTGGCCGATATGCCGGCAGATTTACGACAGACTGATGGGCGGGGGACATGCCAGAGTTCATTGTCATAGACATAGAGACAGCTAACTCTGATATTTCTAGCATATGTGCCGTCGGTCTTGTACATTTCAAGGGCGGCCAGCTTTTCAACTCTCTAAGTTTCCTTGTGGATCCAGAAACACACTTCAGCCGAAAGAATATTTCTATCCACGGGATAAGACCGGAGGATGTAGTCGGAAAGCCTAAAATGAGAGAGATTTTTCCATTACTTTTGACCGTTCTAGATGGGCATGTAATTGCACACCACACGCATTTCGACCGATCCGCCCTGAAAAAAATTTCTCAGATGTATGGATTTCCAGAACTCCCCGTCACCTGGGTTGACACCGCGGCAGTAGTAAGAGGCACATGGGATCGCTACGCCCGTTCCGGCTACGGCCTCGGGAATCTTGCTGAAGATTTGGGAATTGAATTTCAGCACCACGATCCTAGAGAGGACGCGCGGGCCGCCGGGTTGATTCTTGTCAAAGCGTTGACCGAGTCTGGTTTAAGCCTAAACGAATGGATCAGTCGGACAGGCTCTCCCATTCGCCAGAAGAGTAATAAACAGCCAACTGACGGTAATGCGCTAATACATGCGGATCATAGAGGCTATTTTGCATTCACAAAAAAGTCGCGGATTGATAAGGCGATAAACACGCTCAGCGGAATAATACATGGGATAACCATAGATGCCGAAATTAATCCCGAAGAAATAGAGTTTTTACATCGATGGCTAGAGGACCATAGGTTCCTGGCGGAGCGTCATCCGTTCAATGAGGTCATCCCTATTGTGCATAGAATCCTGCTGGATGGCGTCATAACAGAAGATGAGAAAGAAGATCTTACTTGGGTTTTTGGAAGGCTTCAGTCCACGGAATATGCCGATAGAACAGCGGCACATATGCAGAGGCTGCACGCAATTTTGAGTGGCATCGCCTCTGATGGGCGCATCACCACCCAAGAGCTGATAGGCCTATCTGCTTGGCTCTCGGAGCACGAACATTTAGCAACGATCTGGCCATATGACGAAATTAAGAGTGTTGTCACCGACGTCTTGTCAGACGGAAAAATTGAAGAAGCCGAGCACAGGATGCTGCTCAGCTTCTTCCAAGAATTCACCGCGATCCTCGATGACCGGACGATCAGACAGCCCACCGCCTTCGATGACGGTCAACGGTTGGTTGGTGTATGCGCGGTTAAACCGAAAATAAGGTTCGGCAGCGAAACGTTTTGCCTGACGGGGAAGTCTTTTCGGTATTCTCGCGAAGAGTTCACAGGGTTGATCAAGGACCGCGGCGGGCGCGTCGTATCGTCTATGTCTTCGAAGGTTGGCTATCTTATAGTCGGCTCTGATGGCAACCCTTGCTGGATGTATGCCTGCTATGGGCGAAAAGTTGAAAAGGCTGTGGAGCTCAGAAAGGCCGGCGCCCGGGTGCTGATCGTTCATGAGAATGACTTCCATGACGCGGTCAAAACTTCGGACTAGTGGTCCAAATCTTGGCGCCCTTGTCACGACGGCGAAATCCTACGAGTCAGAAATCCGCCATACTGACGTTGGCGTCTCATCTAAAGCCGATATTTATCGGAGCGAGGGAGAGGCCCGGCTATACTTTGGCAATTTCTTCTCTATCCGGCGAGGTCTTGTTGCGTTAACCCCACTTATACCCGCGGCACGAGCGCGGAGGAGCAAGATGAATATCACCTTACTCTTCAACTCAGACGTCCCCAAGTTCAAAGGGTTCTACGGCTATCCCATCAGGGAGATCGTCTTTGGGCTCGGCATCCTTCAGGCTTCTAAGCGCCATATGAAGGTCTCGGTGGGTGACATCGCGATCTATAGCTACAACGAGACGTCGGAAGGCTATGACCAACTCACCGAACGGGTCTATTTCGCGGGAACTTGGTCTCTTCTTCATGAACAGCGCCTCCGCGCAACATTTGGGACTGCTACGGTCTATGCGCTTATTTTTGAGAACATGACGCAGGAGATTGCGAGACAGCTTCACGCCGCTCTCACTCCTGAAGAGAGTTACCTCGGCCTGATGGAGGTCGATTACGCCTACGGACCTCACCTCGCGCTTTTCAGGAATTCGACGGTTGCTCGCTACCGCATTGAGGGCTCTAGCTGTCGCGTGTTCTTTTCGATGGGTGATGAGGACCACCGGGACGAGCAACAGCCCATTGAAATGCAGAAGCTCGGTTACACCGATGTTGCTTGGGAAAATCGAGGTGCCCATGGCACAATCTTTGACAACTTTGACACGATCGAACATTTCGAACGCGTATCCAACTTCCGAGAGGCTATAACGCCTCACCTACAAGGTGGCGCGGACGAAGCATTTGAACTCGTCATGGTTTTGGAAGACCTGAATCCTCAGCTTTTTAACGCATTGGGGTCCGCAGTCGCCGCGCTGGAGCGCGCACAGAATGAGGAGGACATCGCTCAAGCAGCTGTTTCATGTCGGCGATACATGGAAAGGCTCGCCGATGTGCTTTTCCCAGCACGAGGGTCAGATTTCGATGGCCGTAAAGTTGGGAAGGAACAATATAAGAATCGGCTTTGGGCGTTCATCGCAGTCAACTCCGCAGGCAACATGGCGCGGATGACCGCGCTTGGCAAAGAAGTCGATCGCCTTATCAAAGAGTTCAATGCGGGCCTACACACCGACCAGGACAAGCCACGTGTGCTGAGCGCACTTGCTGATGCAGCGACGCTAACTGCGGCGCTACTCGCGCTCAATCCTGCCGAGGTGCGTAAGCCCTACTACGCCCACCAAAAACGCATGTTTGAGTTTTTCCAAGAGGCCTTTCGAAAGCCAGAATCCTAGCTCTGGTTCCTCGCATTAGTTGGCTACGAGAACGGACGCGCTCGAACCCGGCGCGGAACCGGCAAGGCTGAACAAGTCGTATAAGTACCTCGAAGGGAGGAACGTCAGATTAGGGTCAAAAACGGTCAAAAACGCCCTTGGGCGTTCGACGGCTATGCGCTATTACCTGACCCTCGCGCAGGGTTCCAAATGGTCCCTATGTGCTAAGCTTGCGGCTGATGCAAGCATAATGCTTCGAGTTGCGAGGCCGAAACGTGTCTCGTCTAGGCGCCGACATCACTTCCCAAGTGTACACTTGGAACATACCTGATTTTGGGTCCGATGGGAAAGGCGCACTCCGCCGAGTGACTATTTTATGAGGAAATTCAAGATCAAGATAAGGTACAAAGATTTCCCTCAAAATGGGAATCCGAACTTTATCGAGGGGGACCAAATTCGTTTTGTGAAGGAGGTTCTTATCGTGCCTAAGAAGAGGCTTTCGATGTGGTTTGGTCGAGGCGTCCGAAAAGGCTTCAATGGAAAAGTAACTATTCAAATCAGCGCGCTTGCCTCCAAGTACAAAGAAACATCTGGCCTTCTCGTGATGCGCGATCAGTTCAAGGCGAATTAGATCCCAGAGAATGCTTTTGACAGACGGTTTTGTCCGACCGATCCATTTTGACTCCACAGCAATAGAGACTTTTGGATAGGGCTCGCAA
Proteins encoded in this window:
- a CDS encoding exonuclease domain-containing protein — translated: MPEFIVIDIETANSDISSICAVGLVHFKGGQLFNSLSFLVDPETHFSRKNISIHGIRPEDVVGKPKMREIFPLLLTVLDGHVIAHHTHFDRSALKKISQMYGFPELPVTWVDTAAVVRGTWDRYARSGYGLGNLAEDLGIEFQHHDPREDARAAGLILVKALTESGLSLNEWISRTGSPIRQKSNKQPTDGNALIHADHRGYFAFTKKSRIDKAINTLSGIIHGITIDAEINPEEIEFLHRWLEDHRFLAERHPFNEVIPIVHRILLDGVITEDEKEDLTWVFGRLQSTEYADRTAAHMQRLHAILSGIASDGRITTQELIGLSAWLSEHEHLATIWPYDEIKSVVTDVLSDGKIEEAEHRMLLSFFQEFTAILDDRTIRQPTAFDDGQRLVGVCAVKPKIRFGSETFCLTGKSFRYSREEFTGLIKDRGGRVVSSMSSKVGYLIVGSDGNPCWMYACYGRKVEKAVELRKAGARVLIVHENDFHDAVKTSD